A stretch of the Arachis stenosperma cultivar V10309 chromosome 6, arast.V10309.gnm1.PFL2, whole genome shotgun sequence genome encodes the following:
- the LOC130934483 gene encoding uncharacterized protein LOC130934483, protein MTDFSETQQHPRTKADLMAANTALLAENQWMAELLAGVQNNGERKVDSKETNTDQHEEHQSESNVKTGEAPPKTERQRTNPFFEEIMNFKMPKNCTVPMTLTPYKRIGYPRVHVTKFESMMFLNSDSDPILCRSFLTFLDGVALLWFSNLPAGSITSFDEFAKMFINHFAASKIYVRDSDYLSTIKQGQHESLKDYMTCFTTAAMDILNLNPKVQLHAIKSGLRAGKFQEAIAVAKPKTLEEFRDKATRQIEIEELRETRRNKRLLSRKEKDKLYRSHNKDSKKPFKLTPKFDTYTRFNTRREDIIKEILRNKLIKPPSKAGTYKSKHCTFHQKFGHTTDECVVAKDLLERLAR, encoded by the coding sequence ATGACTGATTTCTCCGAGACTCAGCAACATCCTCGAACCAAAGCCGACCTCATGGCCGCTAACACCGCCCTCCTAGCAGAAAATCAGTGGATGGCCGAGCTGTTAGCAGGAGTGCAGAATAACGGAGAACGGAAAGTCGATAGCAAAGAGACAAACACTGATCAGCACGAAGAGCATCAGTCAGAGTCCAACGTGAAGACTGGGGAAGCACCCCCCAAAACCGAAAGACAACGAACCAACCCGTTTTTTGAAGAAATAATGAATTTCAAAATGCCTAAGAATTGTACAGTCCCTATGACTCTAACACCATATAAGAGGATCGGATATCCTAGAGTTCATGTCACAAAATTCGAGTCTATGATGTTCCTCAATAGTGACTCCGATCCCATCCTGTGCCGATCTTTTCTAACCTTTTTAGATGGAGTCGCTTTATTATGGTTTTCTAATTTGCCTGCAGGATCCATAACCAGCTTTGACGAGTTCGCCAAGATGTTCATCAATCACTTCGCAGCATCCAAAATCTATGTGAGAGACTCGGACTACCTTAGCACAATTAAACAAGGGCAGCATGAAAGCCTAAAGGACTACATGACATGCTTTACAACAGCAGCTATGGATATCCTCAACCTTAATCCAAAAGTGCAGCTGCATGCCATTAAGAGTGGTCTCCGAGCTGGAAAATTCCAAGAAGCTATAGCTGTGGCAAAACCGAAAACATTAGAGGAGTTCCGGGACAAAGCCACTAGACAAATCGAAATAGAGGAATTACGTGAAACTCGAAGGAACAAAAGACTACTATCACGGAAGGAAAAAGACAAGCTGTACAGGTCTCATAACAAAGACTCCAAAAAACCTTTTAAACTAACTCCAAAATTTGATACATATACTAGGTTTAACACCAGAAGAGAGGACATCATTAAAGAGATACTGCGCAACAAACTCATAAAGCCACCAAGCAAAGCAGGAACATACAAAAGCAAACACTGCACATTCCACCAAAAATTCGGGCACACCACTGATGAATGCGTAGTAGCTAAGGACCTACTGGAGCGGTTAGCAAGATAG